The Leptospiraceae bacterium genome includes the window GTGTGGTAGTGCTTACTGTGGAAAAATAATCGGGCTAAAAGCTCCTAATTATACCGCAGACTCTGAAGCTGTAAAAAACGGTAAAGCAAAAGCAGGCGAGCCTAAAAGAGATACAGAAAATCCTGATCCTTCTCAGCACTCTAAGCCGATTATCGGGATGAATCTTGCAAAAAACTTCAAGTGGAATGCAGATGATAAAGAATGGCAAGGTGGAGAAATATACAAAGCAAGTAACGGAAAAACCTATGCAGGTTACATGAAACTTGAAAGCCCAACCAGACTACTCGTAAAAGGTCACTTAAAGATTAGCAAATGGATTGGAGCAAAACAATACTGGACAAAGGTAAATTAATTTCCCTAAGTACAAAAAAAGCCGGTATATTTCCGGCTTTTTTCACCCTATCTGAATATTTCAAAAATAAACCACTGAAACGAAACTATTTACGAGGACTTCAAAAATTAAATCCCTTAGAGCTTTTTCGATAGTGTCATTCACTATCAATACAAAACCCGTTTTATGGTTTTTGCAGTAGTGTCATAAAAATTCATTTTTTAAATAAGCGTGTCCAAAACTTTAGTAAAATTATCATCGTAAGAAGAGTGAAACTATATTTTCAAATTTTGTGGGAGTTGGGAGTATCCTAATTTATAACAATGAGCCTAAGTATTCAAGAAGAAACTAATAGAAGAAGAACCTTTGCAATTATTGCTCACCCTGACGCAGGAAAAACAACTCTAACAGAAAAGTTACTTCTTTATGGAGGAGCAATTCAGTTAGCCGGCGCAGTGAAGGCACGCAAAGACAGAAAATCGGCTACATCTGACTGGATGGCTATGGAAAAAGAAAGAGGGATTTCCATTACATCAGCCGCGCTTCAATTTGAATATAAAGGCTATGTTTTGAATCTCTTAGATACTCCCGGACACGAAGATTTTTCAGAAGATACCTACAGAACTCTTATGGCAGCAGATACGGCGGTTATGGTAATCGATGCTGCAAAGGGAGTCGAGCCGCAGACAAGAAAACTTTTCAAGGTTTGTAGAGACAGGGGAATCCCAATTATTACTTTTATAAACAAGATGGACAGACCTACCAAAAATTTATTTTCTCTTTTAGATGAAATCGAAGAAGTATTAGGAATCACAGCAGTTCCTTTTGTTTGGCCGGTTGGAACAGGTGTTGATTTTAAAGGAGTGTTTGACCGATCATTAAAAACTATTCACTTATTCGAGAAAACTTCCGGTGGAATACAAAAAGCACCCGTTCAAGTTTCCGGGATAAACGACACTCATCTTGAAAGTCAAATAGACCCTGATATTTTAAAGCAATGCAGAGATGAAATTGATCTTGTTGAGAACGGGATCGAAGCGTTTGAGATGAAAAATTTTCTTAATGGAAAAATCTCACCTGTATTTTTTGGCTCTGCGGTAAATAACTTTGGGATCGAAATTTTCCTGAATCATTTTTTAAACTTAGCGCCATCACCATACCATATTCCTTTAATAGACGGCTCCTTCTTAGACCCTGCGAATTCTTCTTTTAGCGGTTTCATTTTCAAGGTTCAAGCAAATATGAATCGTGCACATAGAGATAGAATTGCATTTGTTAGAATTTGTTCCGGAAAATTTGAAAGAGGTCTTACTGTAAACCACGACAGATTGGAAAAACAAGTTAAGTTGTCTTCTTCTTTTGCATTTTTTGGACAAGACAGAAATACTATTGATGAAGCGTTCCCCGGTGATATAATAGGGCTAATCAATCCGGGAACATTCCGAATAGGTGATGTATTATTTTCTGGAAAAAATCCGGGGCTTAGGCCACTTCCTGTATTTGCACCGGAGCTTTTTGCAACTATATCTTCTCCTGAAAGTGCTTCACTAAAAGGTTTTAAAAAAGGTATAGAGCAATTATCGGAAGAGGGTATTTTGCACTCGTTTACTTCTCGTACTATTGGAGCCGGTAGTCCGATTATCGGCGCTCTCGGCAGGTTGCAATTTGAGGTGTTCCAAAGAAGATTACAAGATGAATACAATGTAAACACAAATATTACTATGTTGCCATATTCTTTTTCAAGATGGATCCGACAAGATGAAATTCACCTTGTCCCAAAGTCTGCCAATCAAGTAACAGACAAAGAAGGAAGGACTGCGCTTTTGTTTGAATCGGAGTGGGATATGAATTATTTTCAAAAGAATAATCCTGAGTTAAAATTATTGGATGCTCCTATAGAATAAAAATCATGAACTTATTTTAAAATGAATTCGTCGGCTCGTTTAGAATATAGTCCGGAGAAAGAATCCAGATAATTTGCCCTTTGATAAAATTTTCTTTTGCTATGTTCATAGCGACTGAAGTACCCGGGCTAAATGCAAAAGCTGGAAAACAAGAAGAAGAGCAGCTACCAGTACCGATTAATTTTGAACAGAAGTAACTAACGTCCGGGCTATGCCCTACAATAAGCACTGTATCGGAATTTGAAAAATGATTTAAGTCATTACAAATTTCCCCATAATCCTCTGAAGGGAGTAATTTATCACTTGGTTGGATTTGTGTAACCCCAAATTCATTTGCAAAAATCTCTGCGGTCATTTCTGTTCTTTTGTATGGGCTATAAAAAATATAATTTATTTTTAAGGGAGTTTTCTTGATAAATTCAGCCATCTTTTTTATATCATGGACTCCTTTTTCAGTTAAAACTCTATCTTTATCGCGACCGGTTGGAGAATCTTTTTCTGCCTCTCCATGCCTTACAATGATCATCTTCATACTATTTAGACATGTTCTAAAAATTAAAAATTTTTTCACTATTAAAAATAGACTATTTTTATAAATTTGTAATAGGAACTGGATATGACTCAATTTGCAATAGAAACTAAAGATATTAAAAAAAATTATGAAAATGTAGCTGCTTTGAAAGGGATAGACCTAAAAATTCCACAAAGAGAAATTTTTGGGTTTTTAGGTCCGAATGGAGCCGGCAAAACTACTCTAATCAAATCTATTCTTGGTTTTACAAAACCCGACTTTGGAACTATTCGAATTTTTGGTGAAGAAATTTCAGTAAAACTAAAAAAAAGAATTGGTTATCTTCCAGAAAAAGTAAGCATTCATCCATTTCTATCTGCAATAGAATTTTTAAGGCTTTGTGGTAATTTGTATGAAATGGATCCTAAAACAATTGAATCTCGTTCAAATACTATGTTGGAAAAAGTAGGGCTAAGCGATAAAAAAAATATAAAGGTTGGAACTTTTTCAAAAGGAATGATGCAAAGGCTTGGTTTTGCACAAGCACTTTTGCACGAACCGGAATTGCTTTTATTGGATGAGCCGGGCAGTGGTCTGGACCCGATTGGTATGAAAGAAATGAGAGAATTGATTCAATCAGAAAAAATCGAAAGAAATGTAACTGTATTCATCAACACTCACAGGTTGTCTGAAATTGAAAAATTCTGTGATAGGGTGGCAATTCTCAATTTTGGAAAATTAGTAGCGAGTGGCTCTGTTACCGATTTGACAACAAATAAAAATCAAATCGAGCTTGTTTTGGAAGAAGAAAAGCCTTCCGTAGAAAATTATTTAAAAGAAATATCAACAGAAATTACCATAGAGAAAAATTTTTATCGGTTTATTCCAAAGCCTGAATTAGAAATTATTTCAATTCCTAAGTCTATCGTAGAAAAAGGCGGGAATATTTTGAGATACGAAAAATTAAGCGAAAATTTAGAAGAAATATTTATTCGTTTAACAGGAGAGAAAAAAAATGCTGAATAATTTTTCGATTTCTATTAGAGGGATTTTTACGATCTCAGTTTTAACTCTTAAAGAAGCGCTTAGAAAAAAATTTGTATTAGTGATAATATTTACTTCAGGAATTTTTTTGCTATTGAATTTTCTTTGCGAACCTTCGTCGATAAAAGTAAACTCCAATGGAGAGGAAAAGAATGTTTCTTCTATCGGTTCTTACATAGTCTTTATACTAATTTCTTTTTGGAGTATGGCGATTTCAGGACTAATGACTGCTGGTCTTATTTCTGATGAACTTGAAAACAAAAATTATATAATGGTTTTATCTAAGCCTGTATCTCGACTAACGTATCTTCTTGGAAAATTTTTCGGAGTATTTTTTTTAGTGTTGTGCAATGCAGTAATTTTTCTTATCATTCAAAATGTATTAACTATTGCAAAGTCAGGGAAGTTTGAAATAAATCTCTGGCTAAGCCTATTCATAATGCTTTTAGATTTTGTGCTTTTGATTAGCATCGTGATGTTTCTTACAATCCAAGTGAATAAAATTGCAGGAATATTTTTGTCTCTTGCACTCGTGGTCATTACTACACTTATCAATATCCCTATTTATGATTCATCCATTAGTCAATCGCTTGAGCTTGCACCTACTAAAAAAGCAATCTTAGAAATTTTGTATTGGGTTTTACCTCAGTTTGGAACTGTTTTTTTCCAAGCCAGCACACACGTTGCAAAATCAGTTACTCAGACTCACTACCTTGGCTACTATTCCATGATTCAAGTGTCAGTTTGGATTTTCATTGTTTGGGTATTTCTATCAGTACTTTTTGAAAAGAAAGAATTAGATTAAGATGAAGCTCTATAGAAAAAATGTGGGTATGGTCGTTTTCAATTCCAAGGGAGAAGTGTTGGCAGGAGAAAGAATTCAATTCAAAAATTCTTGGCAATTTCCACAAGGTGGTATTGATGAGTCTGAAAAACCTGAAGAAGCAGCAATACGAGAACTTTACGAAGAAGTTGGAATTGAAAACGGAAAAATTATTTTTGAATATCCAGATTGGATAAGCTACGATTTTCCTAAAGAACTCACTCTACACGCTTCCCTTAAAAAATATAGTGGTCAAATTCAAAAATGGTATTTGATTTTTTGGGATGGAAAAATCTCTGAATGTAATTTGGAATTATTTGAAAGAGAATTTCTTTGTGTATGTTTTATGCCTTTTCAGAAATGCCTTGAAAAAATTGTATATTTCAAAAAACCAATATACGAGAAACTTTTACTACAATTTCAACCCAAAATAGACGACTTTCTAAATAGCAATAAATGAATTATTTAAATCAAGAGCAAGTTCAATTCTTAGTAGATAAATCAGAGCTAATTCTACTCGAAGTAGATTTGAATTTTACAGTCATTAGTTTCAATCCATTTTTTGCAGAACTTTTCAATCTTTCTGAAGAGCATAATGTAAAGCTCAATCTATTCAACAATGTTTTTTCTAAACCAATTGACTTGTCTTTCATATCTTCTGTTTACGATCCTATTCTAACCGGAAAAAAAAATGAGATTGATTTTTCTTCACAAGTACAAGGACAGAAAGAAAGTGTTCAGGTAGAGTGGAAGGTAAAGCGAGTTCAAGATCCAACAAGCAAAGAAATTGTGTTGTTTCATATCGGTAAAATAATTATAAATAGCGAGCTAAATCAAAATGCAATTCTTTTATTACAAAATGAAATCCTAGAAAAAAATCATTCTCTAGGTTTAATTACAAAACAATCTGAAATATTGAGTAGAATTATACAACAGTATACTCCAAAAGCCATCTGGGAAAGAGCTATACTTTTTATGGAAACAAATGAATTGGATATTCCTAATGCAGTAATGGAGTTGACTTTTTTATTTTTAGATATTAAAGATTTTACTTCTTTTGCAGAAAAGCATAGCCCTGAAAGAGTCATACTTGCCTTGCACGATATTTTTTCTGTAGCGATGGAAATTATTGATCGGAATTCAGGCGACGTGGATAAATTTATCGGAGACGCTATTTTTTCCGTATTTGACAATCCTTTGAATGCTTGCAAGGCGGCATTAGAAATTCAAAAAGCAGTCGGTGAAATCAATGAATCCA containing:
- a CDS encoding DUF2147 domain-containing protein, which gives rise to MKKYLVIAIMGISLILTIPVFADDADAVIGKWSTEGAEATVEMYKCGSAYCGKIIGLKAPNYTADSEAVKNGKAKAGEPKRDTENPDPSQHSKPIIGMNLAKNFKWNADDKEWQGGEIYKASNGKTYAGYMKLESPTRLLVKGHLKISKWIGAKQYWTKVN
- a CDS encoding peptide chain release factor 3; amino-acid sequence: MSLSIQEETNRRRTFAIIAHPDAGKTTLTEKLLLYGGAIQLAGAVKARKDRKSATSDWMAMEKERGISITSAALQFEYKGYVLNLLDTPGHEDFSEDTYRTLMAADTAVMVIDAAKGVEPQTRKLFKVCRDRGIPIITFINKMDRPTKNLFSLLDEIEEVLGITAVPFVWPVGTGVDFKGVFDRSLKTIHLFEKTSGGIQKAPVQVSGINDTHLESQIDPDILKQCRDEIDLVENGIEAFEMKNFLNGKISPVFFGSAVNNFGIEIFLNHFLNLAPSPYHIPLIDGSFLDPANSSFSGFIFKVQANMNRAHRDRIAFVRICSGKFERGLTVNHDRLEKQVKLSSSFAFFGQDRNTIDEAFPGDIIGLINPGTFRIGDVLFSGKNPGLRPLPVFAPELFATISSPESASLKGFKKGIEQLSEEGILHSFTSRTIGAGSPIIGALGRLQFEVFQRRLQDEYNVNTNITMLPYSFSRWIRQDEIHLVPKSANQVTDKEGRTALLFESEWDMNYFQKNNPELKLLDAPIE
- the sixA gene encoding phosphohistidine phosphatase SixA; the encoded protein is MKMIIVRHGEAEKDSPTGRDKDRVLTEKGVHDIKKMAEFIKKTPLKINYIFYSPYKRTEMTAEIFANEFGVTQIQPSDKLLPSEDYGEICNDLNHFSNSDTVLIVGHSPDVSYFCSKLIGTGSCSSSCFPAFAFSPGTSVAMNIAKENFIKGQIIWILSPDYILNEPTNSF
- a CDS encoding ABC transporter ATP-binding protein, which encodes MTQFAIETKDIKKNYENVAALKGIDLKIPQREIFGFLGPNGAGKTTLIKSILGFTKPDFGTIRIFGEEISVKLKKRIGYLPEKVSIHPFLSAIEFLRLCGNLYEMDPKTIESRSNTMLEKVGLSDKKNIKVGTFSKGMMQRLGFAQALLHEPELLLLDEPGSGLDPIGMKEMRELIQSEKIERNVTVFINTHRLSEIEKFCDRVAILNFGKLVASGSVTDLTTNKNQIELVLEEEKPSVENYLKEISTEITIEKNFYRFIPKPELEIISIPKSIVEKGGNILRYEKLSENLEEIFIRLTGEKKNAE
- a CDS encoding ABC transporter permease — encoded protein: MLNNFSISIRGIFTISVLTLKEALRKKFVLVIIFTSGIFLLLNFLCEPSSIKVNSNGEEKNVSSIGSYIVFILISFWSMAISGLMTAGLISDELENKNYIMVLSKPVSRLTYLLGKFFGVFFLVLCNAVIFLIIQNVLTIAKSGKFEINLWLSLFIMLLDFVLLISIVMFLTIQVNKIAGIFLSLALVVITTLINIPIYDSSISQSLELAPTKKAILEILYWVLPQFGTVFFQASTHVAKSVTQTHYLGYYSMIQVSVWIFIVWVFLSVLFEKKELD
- a CDS encoding RNA pyrophosphohydrolase gives rise to the protein MKLYRKNVGMVVFNSKGEVLAGERIQFKNSWQFPQGGIDESEKPEEAAIRELYEEVGIENGKIIFEYPDWISYDFPKELTLHASLKKYSGQIQKWYLIFWDGKISECNLELFEREFLCVCFMPFQKCLEKIVYFKKPIYEKLLLQFQPKIDDFLNSNK
- a CDS encoding adenylate/guanylate cyclase domain-containing protein, with protein sequence MNYLNQEQVQFLVDKSELILLEVDLNFTVISFNPFFAELFNLSEEHNVKLNLFNNVFSKPIDLSFISSVYDPILTGKKNEIDFSSQVQGQKESVQVEWKVKRVQDPTSKEIVLFHIGKIIINSELNQNAILLLQNEILEKNHSLGLITKQSEILSRIIQQYTPKAIWERAILFMETNELDIPNAVMELTFLFLDIKDFTSFAEKHSPERVILALHDIFSVAMEIIDRNSGDVDKFIGDAIFSVFDNPLNACKAALEIQKAVGEINESRINLKEETLHLRAGINSGKAIRGNVGNSRRKDNTLIGDSVNVASRLEKLCDPDKVLISENTYQLVKNDIKITSGEKVNIRGRESELTVYYIEEA